aggcctaggctactgtGGGAAATGCTGGGCATtattctttctgtctctctccctcccctgccCCTTGCATGCGATGACGATAACCacgcttcttaaaaatcactgtttctcccagttctaagcatgtgtactgcatttaccaaccatgttttcctgaagtctctgtttctcccagctcctctcctctgtctatctgtcctcagcctgcaggtggtgaatcatcgccatcccatgttcctgcagcGCCTGCtgccatatcttcatgaattctgtagtacagcatcatctccatgaacttcatgcagcatcatgttcctgcctacatctgttttgaatatccccctctcctgctctcattctcaccctgcACTACaaccccccatgcctctctctctccctctctaccactctcaacccaatcggtagaggcagatggccgcgccccctgagcctggttctgcctgaggtttctgcctcttaaaggaagtatttctttgccactgtcatccagtgcttgctcatcaggggatctgttgggtctctttaaattattttataaagagctTGGTCTAGACCAATATGTATTTACACCTATAAGtgcctttgttatgattttgcgCTTTGGTCAAGAGTGAAAGAAATTTATCATCATGTTGTCACACagtggtgaggttgtctcgtcttggttttattttgaaattcctaactcTCTTCttgtttcagaacacttgcccttcctcatgtatcctgtgcgTCTCACTGATtaccattgtttccacctgttccccatttcccccaaaTCTTAAATAGTCAgacttccccttgtcttgtgctAGTGCGCCATTGATTAATGTCCCACACCAGTGTAATGTCTATGCCCCAGCCCTCGATTCTTTGGGTAAGTGTTTGGCCCTTGATTGAGTGAATTGTTATTGTAATTTCCATGCCTTAGTTTAGCTCTATTTCCAtagctatgtgtgtgtgtgtcatttccCCCCCGAGGGCCACTGTCCTACATTActtagatgtttcctgctccaacacacctgattcaaatgatcagctctggtgaggtctgataaggagccactcattaAAAGCAGGTAACTGTAACCCTCTAACTAATCACCCTGCTGTGACGTGAAAGGAGGTCAGGTCCACAGTTATCTGGGAGCTGAATATCTCTGCTTCATTGCCACTATACCACCCATTCACACATCAGCtatttctttcctctgctgtaTCTACTTCAATTAACAAAATGGGACCTACATAATGTTAAGTGAACATTATAAAGTCATGGCTAGTATGCATACTTAGCCACTatgtctgcatttattttacatggATTTGGTTTTGATTCAGTGTTCAAGTATTGACTGAATTCTCTTGGTACATAGTATGGTCTCATACCAACTGCCAATAATTCATTATCTGAACAGCACATCTTCTCATTGACAGTAATAAAGCCagccctcctcttctttccacTAGCTTTAGTGTCTCTGTCAATCTGTATGAGAAGTGAAGTCAGGTAGttccacacaaaaaaatcagagCTATTTTGATTCAACCAGGCTTCAATAAAATACATAAGGCTACACTCACAGTATACCTTGAGTCTTCACCAATATCTCCATCTCATTTGTTGGGCAGGGAGTTGACATTTGATGGCAGAATGGGCTTATATCTCAATTgcctggccttcacctttgcacCATCATGGTGCCCACAAAAACACCTATTTGTCTCAGCTGAAATCAGGTGGTATCCTCTAGATTTgcccagtttcaatgaaagaagctcttctcCTGAGTTAACTCTTGTCCCCATAGAAATATCCATCAGCGATTGGTAGCTGTCAATTTTTActaaattttactttattttctgtcagacttCACTGCTTCATGGTGAAGCGCATGTTCTAGAATCTCATGTCAAAGACATTTTAGGTAAACATAATTCACTCAATTAATCAGAGGAAATTAACTTTTGACAAAATTGCAAAAGTTGGAATGAGTAGCTTTATTCAAAAATCAAGTAACCCAGAGGTCAAATGCAATGCTGAAATTAGATAAACAAAAAGATACCTCTTGCCAAAGACAGGATGCTTGAAGGAATCTATCAAAGATTTGAGTTTTAAATCTATCTACAGTCATGGAAACCTAAAAGAAATCTACAGCAGAAGGTCGTTGTTTAGGTGTACTTTTCGGCGCATTCAAACTTGTCTTCATGGTGTTGGGGGTCTTTCTGATGGTAGTGGAAAGTGTTCTTATAGGAGCCTTTAAGACCCCAAACTTGGGTCTCTGTTTTGGGTCAAAGGCCACTCTTGATGACCCATCTGGACTCACCAACAGGCTGCGATCAGTCTTTCTAAACTCTAAAcaatgtaaagaaaataaagtaaaaacactGATACAAGCTACAACAACAGGACTTAACACTTGGGTGCAGATTGTTGTAATCCACCACCACCAGAGGCTGAATGATGTGAAAAAACAGGGTTTTGCACAACTGTTCAAAGTCAGTGAGGCAGCCACTAGGCAGCTGATGGCCATTAGGCACTAAACATGCAAAACAGCCCACAACTACAAGAACCATGAAGAACAGAACTATAGTTTTACTGGTGTTCTAATAAATCTGGCTGTAGATCTGTGTTGAATGATAGTCATCTTGGTAGCAAATATGACCTGTCAGCCACTTTATTATGCTCATTGCTAACTTATGTCACGCTACAGAGTGAAATATTGATAGGAAACTATTGTCCCTCAAAGCCACATCTGGATGTGTGTGCTCAAAGATGACAGTTTTTTGATTGTTTCTACCTACAGCATGTTTACCTTTTTTATAGATAAGTGTTATTGTCAAACGCCAGTTAATCATGCTGATTCAGGCTTTCAAATGCACATTTGAAAGTCATTAATATCTTaccagttgttttgttgttcttgaGACCAAAGGTCACTTTTTTGGATTCTGAATTGGGTTTCTGAATcttctgtgggggggggggaaacaaaacacaatcataCATCATTCCAACAACAGCTGCTAGATGACCAACTTTTGTTCTAACATTTCAGCACATTTTCTGAGAAACTCTGGGCAAGTTCTTTGTGGCAAGCTAACCTGGATCTAGAATCTGCCCTTGTAAGTCATGCTGTTAAAATGTTGGCTTCGGTGCAATTCTGTTTCAGTTCCCCAAATGGGCAGCGTAGCAGGTGTTGACAGAACAAAATGTGCCCTTCCCTTTGTATGCAATATTCTCTTTTTAAGCACAACATTGTGACTGGTGTTTTCACCATAGTCCAGCACAGATTTTTCAACTCATTAATACTATAACTGTAGAAAATAAGCTTCCCCAACTTGTTAACCTCTCCAATTCCCAAGATAAACAACAAATCATGACCTCAGCGTTTTAATGAGTTCTTTTGATATTTAAGTTTAATCAAGCACGAGAAGTGAAACTCAAGTTACTGAAGTAACTTGATTGCttcaattctaaaaaaaaaaaaaaaaaaaaattgaggcttttcttttttttttgttcaaattgcagtttaattcatttcacttttatacAACATGCGCTGGCTTGCGTTTAACACAAAGTTGTTAGTGACGCacaatgttttcaaattcagtGGCGCATGACGGAACAAtggaacacaaagaaagatgtTAAAGTCAAAGATGTGGgataaacacatttcaactAGCATCACATGCCATGCTTGtaaaggagtttttttttttttttttttttttttatgtatttagtGACCACTGAGTAATGATGTAATAATGCACTAATGACCACTGAGCACTGACGTACGCTATAACAACTTAGCAGGAAGTTTTAATGTAGTGGCTGTCTAAGACATAATGCAACTGATGTATTATGTCAAAATTAAGCACGAGCTCAGATGCAGGAAAGCATTGTCAAACTGCAGTTAAATCGTACACCGTGACACTGAACAGTGAAGTATAACAGTTAATCCTCTTGTTGTGGTGTTTGAGTCACAGAATTTAGGTTTGATTTGTAATCTCTGAAACAGCCTCCTCAGGCTCAGTTTGAATTTATCAGGGTTGGTGGCGCTTCCTTTTACAAAATAGTGATGTTGGGAACAGTGTTTAATGATGAAATCATATGGTGAATGTGAGGCACATTGTGCCATCTTTAGAGATGTCTTAGTGCtcagagggttagggttcttCAACAATCTAAGGTGGGAACTGATTTAAGATAAGATAGGGTTAGATATTAAAGATATTTATGCCCTCGGATAACCTTACTTCATCTCTTCTAAACAATGTAACTAAATCATATACTCACATTTcccaattttattttcttggtgGCAGTCCTTTCTGTGATGCCATTGGATGATGCAGCCTCCAGCTCATTGGcctcaaactcaaacacaacagggattttcctcctcttcttagTAGGATTCCTGGAGGAAGAAACCACCTCAGGTTCATCAGTGCCAACCACCTGTAGTTGGGTTTCATCTCTGGTCTTAGTTTTCTGGCTTCCTGTCAGCTTTAGAGACTTTTTATTCTTTGGTGTTTTCATAGCAAACCCAAACAGTAGTTTCTCAGCATTCCCCACCTGAGGGGTTTCCTCTTCCACTGTAGTCCCTGGTTTGTTTAGATTCTTCTTAGTTTTATTCTTCAGTTGTGTGATGGTATTTTGACTGAAAGCTGATGAACcttcatgcatgtttgtgttccTCAGAGGTATTGCAGTGGCCAGTTGGGATTCTTTAGATGCAGTCTCAATGTATATGTGTTCTCTCTCTACGCTCACATCAGCCTTTGGCCTCTTTTTCTTACAATTCTTCTTGGCATGGGCTATAAATTCAATCTTTGAGGTTTTTGTCATGGGTCCTGAGGCCCCTAAACTTATTGATTTGATCTCTGCCTCTGTGATTGCCTGGGACTGAGTCTTGGTCCCACCTCTTTGAGACTTATCCCTCTTTCCAAAGACGAGAGTACCTCCTTCAGGAGTCTCCATCCTTGGGTCCAAGACATGACTgtgcctctttttcttctttgataGATTTTCTGACTGGTCCTTGTTATAGGAGGTGCAGTGCTTTGTCTGGCTGATTTCCTTTTGCTCTGTAACTAAAGGCAGATTCTTGCTCTCAGACAGGAGCAGACCTGACTGACCCTGTGAACTAGCTGCCTCTGTAACTTTTACGAAGGTGGTGGAGCTAAATGCTAACTTTTCTGAGCCTTTTTCTTGCGAATGCTGTGAAATTCGTTTAGCCTCTGAGGTTGCATCTTTAGATATAGTTTGTCCCCTCTCTGTATTTCCTTCACCATCTGAGATTTGGCTCTTCCCTgctttgttcttcttcttcttcttcttcttttcatgaTTGAAGTTCAGAGTGACATGGTTCCTGTCATCTTTTCCCAGTTCCTCAGTTTGCTGCTTTACCCtggatgtttccttttttttccctaaagtgacacaaacacagatcgATTACTTCCCAATGATACACTAGTGATGACTTTAGTCAACCTATTGTCCACAAGAGTCTTAGTCAACCAAGTTTTGATTCCTATTTGGTGATGAAGCACCAGGATGGATACAGACACGTACCAAAGCACATTTAGCCTCATTTCATTGATAATGATCCTGCATATTTGGTCGAATTGGAGAGCAGAACACAATGAGTCATCTGACTAAGCTGTTTAACGCCTGGGTGAGCTCACATGACACATGAACCATGGCATGCTGAAACAAATAATATGGCACACAATTTACGCTTTGCAAACATTATGGAGAGCAGTGAGAAGATATAGCACTGGTTGCTGACTCAAtattctctctcgctctcctgtACACCACTTACTGCTCAAAACCGAGATGGCTGCTaactttttggattttttttttttttaacatttcttttacatctttcaccattttatgttttttgaaCTGTTGAAATAATGCTGTTCATTTAAACATATCTGAAGGCTATCTATTACATAGTTAAACTAAAGTTTAACTCTAACCCTTTGTGAAACTGGCCCCTGGGCTGAAAATTCAAAGGACTGCCTCCCACAGTTCTGTATTCATGTCAGCCACCTCAAATTAAAGCAGACATTGGCTCCATAATGTggactgattttatttaaaactgaatgaAGCTCATCAGCTGAACTGTCTGTCAATGGAAAAGACAGAAGTAACAATTCTCTTATACACATGAGACCCATATTCTGGTGGCAAGTTTCTAAATGTTACAACCTTCTTATATATGAAGACCAACAaagtgagagaaggaaaaactAATAACCACAGACAGtctgacagttaaaaaaaaaaagacaaaaaccctTCAACTAACAATCACATCTGttgcttatttttttcacttttcacctGTTACCTTTACTCTTTTTTGCTGCTGAACTcccttcttcatcctcttccatATGACCTCCTCGTCTCTTCAGCCTCTTCCTGCTACcaaacatttcatcatcttcatctgtggACACCTCCTCTGGATATTCATCCTGAGGAAAGATGCCTAAGAGGAGAGACATACCCCAGTGATGCAATTCTAATACtaagacatgttttttttttgtttttttttttgtggccatCACTGATTTGTGCTTATTGGTcacaaattcattttcagaTCCCTGAAGTAACCGGTCCAAAAAGAACCACGGTTATgaagtgagtcagtgagaaagcAAGTGACACCATGTAGAGATGGGCTATCAATCTCACTAACTGGAGAGAAAGGCCACATTGAACCTGCTATAACTGGTACTAATTCAGGCTCACCTGTTCCTCACTTGGCAGTAGCCTTTAAGCTTCACACTCACTGTTTTAttgaaaattatttaatttgtaacaCAATGAGCAGATAACAGACAGCAGTGACCCACAATGCCTGTTTTGCTGATGACCAAGCTCTGCAGATCCCAGATCAACAGACATGTACTGCATCTGAAGACAAAAGAGCTGCAGTTCGTACCTTCACCAAGGTCCCGAAGCCTGTGGGTCAACACAATGTGACAGAAGAACACAAAGCTTTAGTCTGGATAAAAGCATAACATTATTAAAGGTAGTTTCATGTAAAATCAAGAGAACAACTAATTAAGTTAATGAATTACACTAATACAAGGTAAATAGAGATATTAGACCAGCTCTGGTTTGTGCTTCTTCTGAGATATTCAATAGACCAACGTGCCAtgataaacagacatttcagtACTCACACTTTGATGATCTTGTACAGTCTCTGTCTGTTCTGACTCGATGTGGTGCTCCTACAAGACAACTCCAAAAGCTTTTCCGACAGGTCTGTGTAGTTGAACTACAACacacatcatcaccatcacataCCTCCACAAGTAACTGatgaaacatttgttgtttaaaacTACTTGCTAATTATCTTTTACAAATTGATCTACACTGTAGAGAGTGTTGATCACTGTATCAGCATAGTCTGTTCAATTAATTCACTTTGTTTCTTCAAGTTTTAAACTTAACAGAACTGAAATCTGTTCCTTAACAAGAGAAGAGGTTTCACCTGAAGAACCGGTCCAatgtcttcatcatctggaatcACTGTGTCCATAC
This portion of the Echeneis naucrates chromosome 21, fEcheNa1.1, whole genome shotgun sequence genome encodes:
- the rrp1 gene encoding ribosomal RNA processing protein 1 homolog B isoform X2, which translates into the protein MASTPEPEVQFAQKLASNEKSVRTKAIKKLRKYINVRSQNSTGFTSDDLLKLWKGLFYCLWMQDKPLLQAELSKQISTLIHSFHDSDGQFLYLESFLQTFKREWTGIDRLRMDKFFQLVRFMFRQTFELLKKTNWEMSMVSKFLQLLVAQLLHSGSAAPSGLQFHILDLYMTELAAVGSAELTADQNLMFIEPFCKTAARTKDHTLFSAICNSIFSTIIDQAPFAIEDLMKEMKTANDLESDASSEDHEDKIKKKTLNLFNKQKTVKQIIGRQVNKKGKEDDNEQELLHLDSMDTVIPDDEDIGPVLQFNYTDLSEKLLELSCRSTTSSQNRQRLYKIIKVLRDLGEGIFPQDEYPEEVSTDEDDEMFGSRKRLKRRGGHMEEDEEGSSAAKKSKGKKKETSRVKQQTEELGKDDRNHVTLNFNHEKKKKKKKNKAGKSQISDGEGNTERGQTISKDATSEAKRISQHSQEKGSEKLAFSSTTFVKVTEAASSQGQSGLLLSESKNLPLVTEQKEISQTKHCTSYNKDQSENLSKKKKRHSHVLDPRMETPEGGTLVFGKRDKSQRGGTKTQSQAITEAEIKSISLGASGPMTKTSKIEFIAHAKKNCKKKRPKADVSVEREHIYIETASKESQLATAIPLRNTNMHEGSSAFSQNTITQLKNKTKKNLNKPGTTVEEETPQVGNAEKLLFGFAMKTPKNKKSLKLTGSQKTKTRDETQLQVVGTDEPEVVSSSRNPTKKRRKIPVVFEFEANELEAASSNGITERTATKKIKLGNKIQKPNSESKKVTFGLKNNKTTEFRKTDRSLLVSPDGSSRVAFDPKQRPKFGVLKAPIRTLSTTIRKTPNTMKTSLNAPKSTPKQRPSAVDFF
- the rrp1 gene encoding ribosomal RNA processing protein 1 homolog B isoform X1; translated protein: MASTPEPEVQFAQKLASNEKSVRTKAIKKLRKYINVRSQNSTGGFTSDDLLKLWKGLFYCLWMQDKPLLQAELSKQISTLIHSFHDSDGQFLYLESFLQTFKREWTGIDRLRMDKFFQLVRFMFRQTFELLKKTNWEMSMVSKFLQLLVAQLLHSGSAAPSGLQFHILDLYMTELAAVGSAELTADQNLMFIEPFCKTAARTKDHTLFSAICNSIFSTIIDQAPFAIEDLMKEMKTANDLESDASSEDHEDKIKKKTLNLFNKQKTVKQIIGRQVNKKGKEDDNEQELLHLDSMDTVIPDDEDIGPVLQFNYTDLSEKLLELSCRSTTSSQNRQRLYKIIKVLRDLGEGIFPQDEYPEEVSTDEDDEMFGSRKRLKRRGGHMEEDEEGSSAAKKSKGKKKETSRVKQQTEELGKDDRNHVTLNFNHEKKKKKKKNKAGKSQISDGEGNTERGQTISKDATSEAKRISQHSQEKGSEKLAFSSTTFVKVTEAASSQGQSGLLLSESKNLPLVTEQKEISQTKHCTSYNKDQSENLSKKKKRHSHVLDPRMETPEGGTLVFGKRDKSQRGGTKTQSQAITEAEIKSISLGASGPMTKTSKIEFIAHAKKNCKKKRPKADVSVEREHIYIETASKESQLATAIPLRNTNMHEGSSAFSQNTITQLKNKTKKNLNKPGTTVEEETPQVGNAEKLLFGFAMKTPKNKKSLKLTGSQKTKTRDETQLQVVGTDEPEVVSSSRNPTKKRRKIPVVFEFEANELEAASSNGITERTATKKIKLGNKIQKPNSESKKVTFGLKNNKTTEFRKTDRSLLVSPDGSSRVAFDPKQRPKFGVLKAPIRTLSTTIRKTPNTMKTSLNAPKSTPKQRPSAVDFF